One genomic window of Megachile rotundata isolate GNS110a chromosome 12, iyMegRotu1, whole genome shotgun sequence includes the following:
- the LOC100881924 gene encoding U7 snRNA-associated Sm-like protein LSm10, translating to MTLDTNKERHNLFNSLSILLKAVENERTIVDLRNEASVCGIVEHADAYMNIVMRDCVFTDPRGDSYNYDMFFVQARNIRFVHIPPKFNYLAIKCAPYKQDNRIPRVKKC from the exons ATGACACTTGACACGAACAAAGAAAGACACAATTTGTTTAATAGCCTCTCTATTTTATTGAAAGCCGTTGAAAATGAACGGACAATTGTGGATCTTCGGAACGAAGCGTCAGTATGTGGGATCGTGGAGCACGCAGACGC TTACATGAATATTGTAATGAGAGATTGCGTCTTTACTGATCCCAGAGGTGATTCATATAATTATGACATGTTTTTCGTTCAAGCACGAAACATACGTTTCGTTCATATTCCACCGAAA TTTAATTACTTGGCGATAAAATGCGCACCTTATAAACAAGATAACCGTATTCCACGTGTCAAGAAATGTTAA